Proteins encoded in a region of the Clostridia bacterium genome:
- a CDS encoding UDP-glucose--hexose-1-phosphate uridylyltransferase, translating to MNKQTNTTMAMVYVEHLIAYGRKYLSLPAPNEFWARNNLMYELHLTERTDALENCEKELADILNPLVQYAVEYGIIDEADRERFGVRLTSLVMPTPAEVMERFDAISYSESTRYACDWFYDLCQKSGYIPMKAIAANPKWRFTASMGDIQVTINTAKPEKDPKEVAAAKAAPQTGYPKCMLCAENIGFYGKPGWAARSTLRAVPIVFDDGEQWYMQYSPYSYFTHHCIFFNSKHVPMGLSEKTFLHLTEIIRIFPSFFVGANAPLPIVGGSILAHDHFQGGAKVHPMFSRYLRARYTNMAYPNVKFGIVDWYNSVVRMRCRDRVQLVKAANYLYTMWLGYTDESVGIYAGTNGVQHNSVTPVFRMERGEYYCEMILRNNRTDEAHPFGIFHPTEDMHHIKKEAIGIIEALGTFILPGRLEKEMDQVADILCGSTTFDEKALSDGENPMSKHKNMIVGLLKANGFVADKEKASEIVRGYINATCERILNCTAVFKNDEEGQAHFDKFMKSLGFAEFVFKEAEQSAQGGGEAKEETAEAVQPAIENAAEGDSSAEAAIEDAPQVPVKRGRGRPRKNPDGEEPTVKRGPGRPRKKE from the coding sequence GTGAATAAACAAACGAATACGACTATGGCAATGGTGTACGTGGAGCATTTGATTGCGTATGGACGCAAGTATTTGTCTTTGCCGGCACCGAACGAGTTTTGGGCGCGGAATAATTTGATGTACGAATTGCACCTCACCGAGCGGACGGACGCGTTGGAGAATTGCGAGAAGGAATTGGCGGATATTTTGAATCCGTTGGTGCAATACGCCGTGGAATACGGTATTATCGACGAGGCGGACAGGGAACGCTTCGGCGTGCGCCTGACGTCCTTGGTGATGCCGACCCCCGCGGAAGTGATGGAGCGCTTCGACGCCATCAGTTACAGCGAGAGCACGCGCTATGCCTGCGATTGGTTCTACGACCTGTGCCAAAAGAGCGGCTATATCCCCATGAAAGCCATCGCCGCCAACCCCAAATGGCGCTTCACGGCGAGTATGGGCGATATACAGGTGACCATCAATACCGCCAAGCCCGAAAAGGATCCCAAAGAGGTGGCCGCCGCTAAGGCCGCCCCCCAAACGGGATATCCCAAGTGTATGCTTTGCGCCGAGAATATCGGCTTTTACGGCAAGCCCGGCTGGGCGGCGAGAAGTACCTTGCGCGCCGTGCCCATCGTCTTTGACGATGGGGAACAATGGTATATGCAGTATTCGCCGTACAGCTACTTTACGCACCATTGCATTTTCTTCAACAGCAAGCACGTGCCGATGGGGCTAAGCGAAAAGACCTTTTTGCACCTGACCGAGATAATCCGCATCTTTCCCTCGTTTTTCGTGGGAGCGAACGCGCCTCTGCCCATCGTGGGCGGCTCGATATTGGCGCACGACCACTTCCAGGGCGGTGCGAAAGTGCATCCCATGTTCAGCCGTTATTTGCGGGCGAGATATACCAATATGGCCTATCCCAACGTCAAATTCGGCATCGTGGATTGGTACAACTCGGTGGTGCGTATGCGCTGCCGCGACCGCGTTCAACTCGTAAAAGCCGCCAACTATTTGTACACGATGTGGCTCGGATATACCGACGAGTCGGTGGGGATCTACGCCGGTACGAACGGCGTGCAGCACAACAGCGTGACTCCCGTCTTCCGCATGGAGAGGGGCGAATACTATTGTGAAATGATATTGCGCAACAACCGCACGGACGAGGCGCATCCCTTTGGTATCTTCCACCCCACGGAAGATATGCACCATATCAAGAAAGAGGCCATCGGCATCATCGAGGCGTTGGGTACGTTCATCCTGCCCGGCAGGTTGGAAAAAGAGATGGATCAAGTGGCGGATATCCTCTGTGGTTCGACAACTTTTGACGAGAAAGCGCTGTCGGATGGCGAAAATCCCATGAGCAAACACAAGAATATGATCGTGGGACTGCTGAAAGCCAACGGATTCGTGGCCGACAAAGAAAAGGCAAGCGAAATCGTGCGCGGATATATCAACGCTACGTGCGAGCGCATACTGAATTGCACGGCCGTCTTCAAAAACGACGAAGAGGGGCAGGCGCATTTCGACAAGTTTATGAAGAGCCTCGGCTTTGCCGAGTTCGTATTCAAAGAGGCGGAGCAGAGCGCGCAAGGCGGCGGTGAAGCGAAAGAGGAGACCGCCGAGGCGGTGCAACCCGCTATTGAGAATGCAGCAGAAGGCGATTCGTCGGC
- a CDS encoding galactokinase, whose product MDLSKVADRFVGLGKLHEATFDCRNYAFFSSPGRIELLGNHTDHQHGKVLCASINLDTLAAVTPRKDGRILIKSGNYPLIDVRLDNVDYNPAEQGTSLALVKGVITYFRRKGYSVDGFSATMTSNVARGSGVSSSASFECLVAEVINVLFNEGKIDAVEKAKASQWAESEFFGKPCGLLDQCAIALGGVSYIDFADPERPEVRKVDYPFSSRIVLVNSGGDHTRLTDCYTAIKDEMQSVAALYGAQYLRDVPYTADLFARAREAGLSGRAVLRAIHFFEEELRVEAAVDAIDSLSEPDFYDAVGSSGLSSACYLQNTCVPGDDRQPINFAVEYLRALGAEACRVHGGGFAGTVLGIFAKEDFDAAYAALVSLYGEDNVFAIDIRPDGATFTGIRC is encoded by the coding sequence GTGGACTTATCCAAAGTTGCCGACCGCTTCGTCGGCTTGGGCAAATTGCACGAAGCCACCTTCGACTGCCGTAATTACGCCTTTTTCTCTTCCCCCGGCCGCATCGAGCTATTGGGCAACCACACCGACCACCAGCACGGCAAGGTCTTGTGTGCTTCCATCAATCTGGACACGTTGGCCGCGGTCACCCCGCGCAAAGACGGCCGCATCCTCATCAAATCGGGCAACTATCCCCTCATCGATGTCAGGCTCGACAACGTAGACTACAATCCCGCCGAGCAAGGCACCTCTTTGGCGTTGGTCAAGGGCGTGATCACCTATTTCCGCCGCAAGGGCTACTCGGTGGACGGTTTTTCCGCCACCATGACCAGCAACGTGGCCCGCGGTTCGGGCGTCTCCTCGTCCGCCTCGTTCGAGTGTCTGGTCGCAGAGGTCATCAACGTGCTGTTCAACGAGGGCAAAATCGACGCCGTCGAAAAGGCCAAGGCTTCCCAATGGGCGGAGAGTGAATTCTTCGGCAAGCCCTGCGGCCTTCTGGACCAATGCGCCATCGCCTTGGGCGGCGTCAGTTATATCGACTTCGCCGATCCCGAGCGCCCCGAGGTACGCAAGGTGGACTACCCCTTCTCCTCGCGCATCGTGTTGGTCAATTCGGGCGGCGATCACACCCGCCTCACCGATTGCTACACCGCCATCAAGGACGAGATGCAGTCTGTCGCCGCTTTGTACGGCGCACAATATCTCCGCGACGTACCCTACACCGCCGACCTGTTCGCCCGCGCCCGCGAGGCGGGGCTATCGGGTCGCGCCGTACTTCGCGCCATTCACTTCTTTGAGGAGGAACTCCGCGTGGAAGCGGCCGTGGACGCCATCGACTCGCTGTCCGAGCCCGACTTCTACGACGCCGTGGGCAGTTCGGGCCTAAGTTCCGCCTGCTATCTTCAAAACACCTGCGTACCGGGCGACGATCGCCAGCCCATCAACTTCGCGGTCGAGTACCTTCGCGCGTTGGGCGCCGAGGCCTGCCGCGTACACGGGGGCGGTTTCGCGGGCACGGTACTTGGCATTTTCGCCAAAGAGGACTTCGACGCGGCCTACGCAGCGTTGGTGTCCCTCTACGGCGAGGACAACGTGTTCGCCATCGACATTCGCCCCGACGGCGCCACCTTCACGGGCATACGATGCTGA
- a CDS encoding nicotinate phosphoribosyltransferase: protein MRNLSLLTDLYELTMIYGYYKCGMHRREAVFDLFFRGTTELSYAVVCGLEQAVEYVRNIHFDEADIAYLRSLNLFDEGFLEELRRFRFSGDVYAMPEGTIVYPYEPILTVKAPVFEAQLMETTLLTIINHQTLIATKASKIVGAAQGAVMEFGLRRAQGPDAGIYGARAAMIAGCVGTSNVLAGQMFDVPVSGTHAHSWVMSFDSELEAFRAYARLFPDACLLLVDTYDVLSSGIPHAITVFKELRAAGHEPLGIRIDSGDIAYLSKEARRMLDEAGFPKAKICASGDIDEYVLLSLNAQGARIDSYGIGTKLITSFTMPALGGVYKMAAIEGADGVLAPKIKISNTLEKITNPGLKKVVRFYDNDTGKAIADLIMLKDEPNPDGAPYTIFDPTETWKQKTVVNYHVKELMVDVFKDGELVYDLPILKEITAYHKTCMDNMWEQYKRITKPHIYKVDLSQRLYDLKMTLLCKEEQ from the coding sequence ATGCGCAATCTCAGTTTACTCACCGATCTATACGAGCTCACGATGATCTACGGCTACTACAAGTGCGGTATGCACCGTAGGGAAGCCGTGTTCGACCTCTTTTTCCGCGGCACCACCGAGTTGTCCTACGCGGTCGTGTGCGGGTTGGAGCAAGCCGTGGAGTACGTCCGCAACATTCACTTCGACGAGGCGGACATAGCCTACCTTCGCTCGCTCAACCTCTTTGACGAGGGCTTCTTGGAGGAGCTTCGCCGCTTCCGCTTCTCGGGCGACGTGTACGCCATGCCCGAGGGCACCATCGTCTACCCCTACGAGCCCATTCTCACGGTCAAAGCGCCCGTATTCGAGGCGCAACTGATGGAGACCACCTTGCTCACCATCATCAACCACCAGACGCTCATCGCCACTAAGGCCAGCAAGATAGTGGGCGCCGCCCAAGGTGCCGTGATGGAGTTCGGTCTCCGTCGCGCCCAAGGTCCCGACGCGGGTATCTACGGCGCACGCGCCGCTATGATCGCGGGTTGCGTCGGCACCAGCAACGTCTTGGCGGGGCAAATGTTCGACGTTCCCGTCTCGGGCACGCACGCGCACAGTTGGGTGATGAGTTTCGACTCCGAACTCGAGGCCTTCCGCGCCTACGCCCGCCTTTTCCCCGACGCCTGTCTTCTTTTGGTGGACACCTACGACGTCCTTTCCTCGGGCATTCCCCACGCCATCACCGTATTCAAGGAACTGCGCGCCGCGGGGCACGAGCCTTTGGGCATTCGCATCGACTCGGGCGATATTGCCTACCTCTCCAAAGAGGCGCGTCGTATGCTGGACGAAGCGGGCTTTCCCAAGGCCAAGATCTGCGCCTCGGGCGACATTGACGAATACGTCCTTCTCTCCCTCAACGCACAGGGCGCGCGCATCGACAGCTACGGCATCGGCACCAAGCTCATCACCAGTTTCACCATGCCCGCTTTGGGCGGCGTGTACAAGATGGCGGCCATTGAGGGTGCGGACGGCGTGTTAGCGCCCAAAATCAAGATCAGCAATACGTTGGAGAAGATCACCAACCCCGGGCTCAAAAAGGTCGTGCGCTTCTACGACAACGACACGGGCAAGGCCATCGCCGACCTCATCATGCTCAAGGACGAGCCCAATCCCGACGGCGCGCCCTACACCATTTTCGACCCCACCGAAACCTGGAAGCAAAAGACCGTGGTCAACTACCACGTCAAGGAGTTGATGGTAGACGTTTTCAAAGACGGCGAGTTGGTCTACGATCTGCCCATCCTCAAAGAGATCACCGCCTACCACAAGACCTGTATGGACAATATGTGGGAGCAATACAAACGCATCACCAAACCCCATATCTACAAGGTCGATTTGTCCCAACGCCTCTACGACCTCAAGATGACGCTTCTTTGCAAGGAAGAACAATAA
- the recA gene encoding recombinase RecA: MTEKEKALEQAIQQIEKTFGKGAIMKLGDDYVGEVEVISTGSIALNNALGIGGFPRGRISEVYGPESSGKTTICLHAIAEAQKAGGIAAFVDAEHAIDPNYAAALGVKLQDLYIVQPDDGEQAIDIVEALVRSGSIDIIVVDSVAALTPRAEIEGDMATNPVGMQARMMSRALRKLTAIIDKTKTCLIFINQLREKVGVMFGNPETTPGGKALKFYCSVRLDIRKKDPIKDGANVIGNRTTVKVVKNKFAPPLKVAEFDLIYGKGVSNEGSIVDLAIEHGILKKSGSWISYNDEKLGQGRDRVVNLLREDAELREELTDKVLQAMKGVVGEGTEE; this comes from the coding sequence ATGACCGAAAAAGAAAAAGCATTGGAACAGGCTATACAACAAATCGAAAAGACCTTCGGCAAAGGCGCCATCATGAAATTGGGCGACGACTACGTGGGCGAAGTGGAAGTGATCTCGACGGGCAGCATCGCCCTCAACAACGCATTGGGTATAGGCGGCTTCCCCCGCGGACGTATCAGCGAGGTGTACGGCCCCGAGTCGAGCGGTAAGACTACCATTTGTCTGCACGCCATCGCCGAGGCGCAAAAAGCGGGCGGCATTGCGGCGTTCGTGGACGCGGAACACGCCATCGACCCCAACTACGCGGCGGCGTTGGGCGTGAAATTGCAAGACCTCTATATCGTGCAACCCGACGACGGCGAGCAGGCCATCGACATCGTGGAGGCCTTGGTGAGAAGCGGCAGCATCGATATCATCGTGGTGGACAGCGTGGCCGCGTTGACGCCGAGAGCCGAGATCGAAGGGGATATGGCCACCAACCCCGTGGGTATGCAGGCGCGTATGATGAGTAGGGCCCTGCGTAAGCTGACCGCCATCATCGACAAGACCAAGACCTGCCTTATCTTCATCAACCAATTGCGCGAGAAAGTGGGCGTAATGTTCGGTAACCCCGAGACCACCCCCGGCGGCAAGGCGTTGAAGTTCTACTGCTCGGTGCGCTTGGACATTCGCAAGAAGGATCCCATCAAGGACGGCGCGAACGTCATCGGCAACCGCACGACCGTGAAAGTGGTCAAGAATAAGTTTGCGCCCCCGCTCAAAGTGGCCGAATTCGACCTCATCTACGGCAAGGGCGTGTCGAACGAGGGCAGCATCGTCGACCTCGCCATCGAGCACGGCATCCTGAAGAAGAGCGGCAGCTGGATCAGCTACAACGACGAGAAACTCGGCCAAGGCCGCGACCGCGTGGTCAACCTCTTACGCGAGGACGCCGAACTGCGCGAAGAACTGACCGACAAGGTGCTGCAAGCCATGAAAGGCGTGGTCGGAGAAGGCACGGAAGAATAG
- a CDS encoding nicotinamide-nucleotide amidohydrolase family protein, with protein MNCVRILVQDLDEWEVKLAHLKDAFPTLVTNVGGRYDKTLWWEMESLSEDSEAAAKVKIEELWGDGIYAHEDKPLGVLVAEKLREKGKHISVAESLTGGALSAELVRYPGATDVFYEGVVAYSNGAKAGRLGVDTALIVEKGAVSSEVAAAMAKGLLENDTCDIAVSTTGIAGPKGDGVCTTVGLTYIGVATKEKVQTYMHIFSGDREGVRRQAAAWALLHALRNI; from the coding sequence ATGAATTGTGTAAGAATATTGGTGCAAGATCTCGACGAGTGGGAAGTGAAATTGGCGCACTTGAAAGACGCCTTTCCGACCTTGGTGACCAACGTGGGCGGGCGCTACGACAAAACCCTTTGGTGGGAAATGGAGTCGCTGTCCGAGGATAGCGAAGCGGCCGCGAAGGTGAAGATCGAGGAATTGTGGGGGGACGGTATATACGCCCACGAGGACAAGCCCTTGGGCGTGCTGGTGGCCGAGAAATTGCGCGAAAAAGGCAAGCATATCTCGGTGGCCGAGAGTCTGACGGGCGGCGCGTTGTCCGCCGAATTGGTGCGCTATCCCGGCGCGACCGACGTCTTCTACGAGGGCGTGGTGGCCTACTCGAACGGCGCGAAAGCGGGACGCTTGGGCGTGGATACGGCGCTTATCGTGGAGAAGGGCGCGGTGTCGAGCGAAGTGGCCGCCGCTATGGCCAAGGGGCTATTGGAAAACGATACGTGCGATATCGCCGTGAGCACGACGGGTATCGCGGGGCCAAAGGGTGACGGCGTGTGCACGACCGTGGGCCTGACCTACATAGGCGTGGCGACCAAGGAAAAAGTGCAGACCTATATGCATATCTTCTCGGGCGACCGTGAGGGCGTGAGAAGACAGGCGGCCGCGTGGGCATTATTGCACGCGTTGCGTAACATTTGA
- the lgt gene encoding prolipoprotein diacylglyceryl transferase — MHWTGKVDPIAFYIGNKGVAWYGIFITFGMLLALWVSIRRMRRLKATTDQMMTLFLIVIPVAVIVARLGYVVANYSHYFVKPYDWDAFVNTIAIWEGGLTILWGVPGGALAGLIWCKIYKKDFIRSTDIILPVALLAQAIGRWGNFMNQELYGQLVTNTAHQWFPLSVFIAADMSWHQATFFYEFVLNLVGFGVLSLLYKRVDVKGFGTLGYAAWYTLTRAVMEFFRVESNTFEDKLGFNLVQVICFVLAAACVAAIVVMCLVKRLKCGERVWYKDGYPVEKAQEPDDLPQEA; from the coding sequence ATGCATTGGACGGGAAAAGTGGATCCCATCGCCTTTTACATAGGCAATAAAGGCGTGGCCTGGTACGGTATTTTCATTACCTTCGGTATGCTGTTGGCACTGTGGGTGTCTATACGGCGAATGAGACGGTTGAAGGCTACGACAGACCAGATGATGACCTTGTTTTTGATCGTGATACCCGTGGCGGTGATCGTGGCGAGACTGGGGTACGTGGTGGCGAATTACAGCCATTACTTCGTGAAACCCTACGACTGGGACGCGTTCGTCAATACCATAGCGATATGGGAGGGCGGATTGACCATTCTGTGGGGCGTGCCGGGCGGCGCGTTGGCGGGCCTCATCTGGTGCAAGATATACAAGAAGGACTTTATCCGTTCGACGGATATCATCCTGCCCGTGGCCCTGTTGGCGCAAGCCATCGGGCGTTGGGGCAACTTCATGAACCAGGAGTTGTACGGTCAGCTGGTGACGAATACGGCGCATCAATGGTTCCCCTTGTCCGTCTTCATCGCGGCGGATATGAGTTGGCACCAAGCCACCTTCTTCTACGAGTTTGTACTGAATCTCGTGGGCTTCGGGGTGCTGTCCCTCTTGTACAAGCGCGTGGACGTCAAAGGCTTCGGCACGCTGGGGTACGCCGCTTGGTACACGCTTACCCGCGCCGTGATGGAGTTCTTCCGCGTGGAGAGCAATACGTTTGAGGACAAATTGGGCTTCAACCTCGTGCAGGTGATATGCTTCGTGTTGGCGGCGGCGTGCGTGGCGGCCATCGTGGTGATGTGCTTGGTGAAGAGGTTGAAATGCGGGGAGCGCGTGTGGTATAAGGACGGCTACCCCGTGGAAAAAGCGCAAGAACCCGACGACTTGCCCCAAGAGGCGTAG
- the rimO gene encoding 30S ribosomal protein S12 methylthiotransferase RimO, with protein MSDRVKVGVVSLGCDKNRVDSENMLGFLSEEFEIVSSYEEADVVIVNTCSFLQSAVKESIDVIMEAATHPVKIIVTGCLPMRYPEIAENDMMPEVSAFLDNQHYTTIVQTVYNVLEGKKEVRKNTEVKPVAASPDRILTTPRHYAYLKVAEGCNNRCAFCAIPKIRGPYVSTPAEELVEEAKRLVDDGVRELILVAQDVTRYRDGDVDLIGLIDRLEKTGVETIRLTYCYPEQVTEALLDRIERDEHLAKYIDVPMQHASDDVLHAMRRRSKAEDLRKMMDYIRRNTHIRVRSTFMVGFPGETEEDVDELVDFLVTYRIEYAGFFSFSREEGTPAYAMPQIPAKVKKARLKRVESVQSAIMREIAEGYVGKEVTVTMDAVDYDRNRFVGHPKWAHPEMDNKVYFGADFPVEMGCDYVVRIEKASRLDLVGTAKAPIE; from the coding sequence ATGAGTGATAGAGTGAAAGTGGGCGTAGTGAGCCTGGGATGCGATAAGAACCGCGTGGACAGCGAGAATATGCTGGGATTCCTCTCGGAGGAGTTCGAGATAGTTTCGTCCTACGAAGAGGCCGATGTGGTGATCGTCAATACCTGCTCCTTTCTGCAAAGCGCGGTGAAGGAGAGTATCGACGTGATTATGGAGGCCGCGACGCACCCCGTGAAGATCATCGTGACGGGATGTTTGCCTATGCGCTATCCCGAAATCGCCGAGAATGATATGATGCCCGAGGTGTCCGCTTTTTTGGACAATCAGCACTATACAACCATCGTGCAAACCGTCTATAATGTTCTCGAAGGCAAGAAAGAGGTGCGCAAAAATACCGAGGTAAAACCCGTGGCCGCCTCGCCCGACCGTATCTTGACAACACCGAGGCATTACGCCTACCTAAAAGTGGCCGAAGGGTGCAATAACCGCTGCGCGTTCTGCGCGATACCCAAAATACGCGGGCCGTACGTATCGACGCCCGCCGAAGAATTGGTCGAAGAGGCCAAGCGCCTGGTGGACGACGGCGTGCGCGAACTCATCCTCGTGGCGCAGGACGTGACGAGGTATCGCGACGGGGACGTGGATCTAATCGGACTGATAGACAGGTTGGAAAAGACGGGCGTGGAGACCATTCGCCTGACCTACTGCTACCCCGAACAGGTGACGGAAGCGTTGCTTGACCGCATAGAGCGGGACGAACACTTGGCCAAGTACATAGACGTGCCTATGCAACACGCGTCGGATGACGTGCTGCACGCGATGCGGAGAAGAAGCAAAGCGGAAGACTTGCGTAAGATGATGGACTATATCCGCCGAAATACGCATATCCGCGTGCGTTCGACCTTTATGGTCGGCTTCCCGGGGGAGACCGAGGAAGACGTGGACGAACTGGTCGACTTCCTCGTGACCTACCGCATAGAATACGCGGGGTTCTTCTCCTTCTCGCGGGAAGAGGGCACGCCCGCCTACGCCATGCCGCAGATACCCGCCAAAGTGAAAAAGGCGCGGCTCAAACGGGTGGAGAGCGTGCAGTCCGCCATCATGCGCGAGATAGCGGAAGGCTACGTGGGCAAAGAGGTAACGGTGACGATGGACGCCGTGGACTACGACCGCAACCGCTTCGTGGGACACCCCAAGTGGGCGCACCCCGAGATGGACAATAAAGTGTATTTCGGCGCGGACTTCCCCGTGGAAATGGGGTGTGACTACGTCGTGAGGATAGAAAAAGCGTCCAGATTGGACCTGGTGGGGACGGCGAAAGCGCCCATCGAATAA
- a CDS encoding insulinase family protein, with translation MNKILVVNDGLRIAYAYNPNVRSVCWGVFVGVGSMDESEKNSGISHLIEHMCFKGTKTRSAYDIVRESENLGANINAFTSKEQTAFYVQCVDDSVEKCVEILADIVQNMTFDQEELEKEKQVVIEEIAMSEDAPDDLAGDLAAEAFWGENSLSRPILGTKENVEGFTQEDLFAHVRRYYTKENIVLSVVGNVEEREVVRLAETYFHFAAGAVEKTDAVYPRKAVQRFRKKDVEQCNVVLVYDGLKRYDEDTYALNVFDAVLGGGMSSILFQKVREELGLAYSVYSYPASYRTMGAYCIYIGTTPAKADIALRTIAKIVEDLKAKGIDREQMERGRTQTLSNYVFGMENGMSVMRVQARRLMYKGEAFDVDEEINKIKEVDLDKINALIKRVFAAAPAVGVVAPEYVDCKGVFDGNQ, from the coding sequence ATGAATAAGATATTGGTTGTAAACGACGGATTGAGAATAGCGTATGCGTATAACCCCAACGTGAGAAGCGTGTGTTGGGGCGTTTTCGTGGGCGTGGGCAGTATGGACGAGAGCGAAAAAAACTCGGGCATTAGCCACCTCATCGAGCATATGTGCTTCAAGGGGACAAAAACGCGTTCGGCCTACGATATCGTACGCGAAAGCGAGAATTTGGGCGCGAATATCAACGCCTTTACTTCCAAGGAGCAGACCGCTTTTTACGTGCAATGCGTGGACGATTCGGTGGAAAAATGCGTGGAAATATTGGCCGATATCGTGCAGAATATGACCTTTGACCAAGAGGAACTCGAGAAGGAAAAACAAGTCGTCATAGAGGAGATCGCCATGAGCGAGGACGCGCCCGACGATTTGGCGGGAGACCTCGCCGCCGAGGCGTTTTGGGGTGAGAACAGCCTGTCGAGACCCATCCTCGGCACGAAAGAGAACGTGGAAGGCTTTACGCAAGAAGACCTTTTCGCGCACGTCAGACGCTACTATACCAAGGAAAATATCGTCCTGTCGGTCGTGGGCAACGTGGAAGAGCGCGAGGTCGTACGCTTGGCCGAGACCTATTTCCACTTCGCCGCGGGCGCGGTGGAAAAAACCGACGCCGTCTATCCGCGCAAGGCCGTGCAACGCTTCCGCAAAAAGGACGTGGAACAATGCAACGTGGTGCTGGTGTACGACGGGCTGAAACGCTACGACGAAGACACCTATGCTTTGAACGTCTTTGACGCCGTGTTGGGCGGGGGTATGAGCAGTATCTTGTTCCAAAAGGTGCGCGAGGAACTCGGTTTGGCGTACTCGGTGTACAGTTATCCTGCCTCTTATCGCACGATGGGCGCGTATTGCATCTATATCGGCACGACGCCCGCCAAGGCCGATATCGCCTTGCGGACCATTGCGAAAATCGTGGAGGACCTGAAGGCGAAGGGCATCGACCGCGAACAGATGGAACGCGGCAGAACGCAGACGTTGAGCAATTACGTCTTCGGTATGGAAAACGGTATGTCCGTGATGCGCGTGCAGGCCCGCCGATTGATGTATAAAGGCGAGGCGTTCGATGTGGACGAGGAGATAAACAAGATAAAAGAAGTCGACTTGGACAAAATAAACGCGTTGATAAAGCGCGTATTCGCGGCCGCGCCCGCCGTGGGTGTGGTGGCGCCCGAATACGTGGATTGTAAGGGGGTATTCGATGGCAACCAATAA
- a CDS encoding polysaccharide deacetylase family protein → MKHRTLFTLSNLVILIVLVALALTVTFAGNTEPAFAPVRRGSEPDTVALTFNVYLGEEYVLAIADILRQYAIPATFFIGGCWAKKHPETCRFLVQNGLSIGSHGYSHLDHGTLDYAANVKEINRAEEAIFAAAGVRTILFAPPSGAYNEATLKAAADLGYTVVMWSKDTIDWRDQDPELIYMRATRDMTAGDVILMHPTAATVAALPRVIETYLSHGYRFLSVPDLTSGASQTK, encoded by the coding sequence ATGAAACACCGCACCCTTTTCACCCTATCCAACCTCGTCATTCTCATAGTACTCGTCGCTTTGGCGCTCACCGTCACGTTCGCGGGCAATACCGAGCCTGCGTTTGCCCCCGTTCGCCGTGGGAGCGAGCCCGACACGGTCGCTTTGACCTTCAACGTTTATCTCGGCGAAGAGTACGTTCTCGCCATCGCGGATATCCTTCGGCAGTATGCTATTCCCGCCACGTTTTTCATAGGCGGCTGCTGGGCGAAGAAACACCCAGAAACTTGTCGTTTTCTCGTGCAAAACGGGCTTTCTATCGGCTCGCACGGCTATTCTCACCTCGACCACGGCACGCTCGATTACGCCGCCAACGTCAAAGAGATCAACCGCGCCGAAGAGGCCATCTTCGCGGCTGCGGGCGTTCGCACCATCCTTTTCGCGCCCCCTTCGGGCGCCTACAACGAAGCCACGCTCAAGGCCGCCGCCGACCTCGGTTACACGGTCGTCATGTGGTCCAAGGACACCATAGATTGGCGCGACCAAGATCCCGAACTCATCTATATGCGCGCCACCCGCGACATGACCGCGGGCGACGTCATTCTCATGCACCCCACCGCCGCCACGGTCGCCGCACTCCCCCGTGTCATCGAAACCTACCTTTCGCACGGCTATCGCTTTCTCTCCGTTCCCGACCTCACGAGCGGCGCCTCCCAAACGAAATAA